In Novosphingobium sp. MMS21-SN21R, a single genomic region encodes these proteins:
- a CDS encoding hotdog fold thioesterase, with amino-acid sequence MIWWNGEMPSMDRLTRLGSDSMPAHLGIEFVDCGEDWVRARMPVDHRTHQPFGRLHGGASVALAETIGSMAGAMVLDPERFVCVGMEINANHLRPVRDGWVYATARPEAVGRSTHVWSIRIEDEAGKLVCISRLTLAIIPAERK; translated from the coding sequence ATGATCTGGTGGAATGGTGAAATGCCCTCGATGGACCGGCTGACGCGGCTGGGCAGCGATTCCATGCCCGCCCATCTCGGCATCGAATTCGTCGATTGCGGCGAGGACTGGGTACGCGCACGAATGCCGGTCGATCATCGCACGCACCAGCCGTTCGGGCGCCTCCATGGTGGTGCGTCGGTGGCTCTGGCCGAGACTATCGGGTCGATGGCAGGCGCAATGGTGCTCGATCCCGAACGCTTTGTCTGCGTCGGCATGGAGATCAACGCCAACCATTTGCGGCCTGTTCGTGATGGCTGGGTCTATGCCACGGCCCGGCCTGAGGCAGTTGGCCGGTCAACGCATGTCTGGTCGATCCGCATCGAGGACGAGGCAGGCAAACTTGTCTGCATTTCGCGGCTGACGCTGGCGATCATTCCGGCGGAGCGCAAATAG
- a CDS encoding acyl carrier protein translates to MNDTDSTLRAILQDVLGLSAERVAAFDASTGLFGDLPELDSMAVAGLLTEIEDRLDIVIEDDEVDGELLESYGNLLSFLEAKVEA, encoded by the coding sequence ATGAACGACACCGACAGCACCCTGCGCGCGATCCTTCAGGACGTGCTTGGCCTCTCGGCAGAGCGCGTGGCCGCGTTCGATGCCTCGACCGGCCTGTTCGGTGACCTGCCAGAACTTGATTCGATGGCGGTCGCGGGTCTTCTGACCGAAATCGAGGACCGGCTCGACATCGTGATCGAGGATGACGAGGTCGATGGCGAACTGCTCGAAAGCTACGGCAACCTGTTGTCGTTCCTGGAAGCCAAAGTCGAGGCGTGA
- a CDS encoding M20 family metallopeptidase, which produces MLHHELLEQARGLSDAIITLRRAIHAEPELGLHTPKTRDKVRLALAHLPLEWREGPSTTGLVATLKGKAGPGRRVLLRGDMDALPMTEDTGLPFSSTIAGAMHACGHDTHTAMLAGAAEVLCARADRLAGEVQFMFQPGEEGYHGARFMLDDGLIDPLPDAAFALHIMPNSPHGLVAGRAGTLMASADQFDIVVRGRGGHASMPHDALDPVPVACEIVTAIQAMVTRQFPVSDPVVATVAKIEAGTAHNVIADVAALKGTLRTLSPGNRERLREALDRVATHIAAAHGMTAELAITPGFPVTVCDPRAVDLGENVVRDLAGEHAFHRLDHPIMGAEDFSYVLEKVPGAMFFLGVAHEGADWRSCCSIHSTRMMVDESVLPLGTAVLAGCAERFLGEGFA; this is translated from the coding sequence ATGCTTCATCACGAACTGCTAGAACAGGCGCGCGGGCTTTCCGACGCGATAATCACGCTGCGCCGCGCGATCCATGCCGAGCCCGAACTGGGTCTGCACACGCCCAAGACGCGCGACAAGGTACGGCTGGCGCTGGCACACCTCCCGCTCGAATGGCGCGAGGGGCCTTCGACGACGGGGCTGGTCGCAACCCTGAAGGGCAAGGCAGGCCCCGGACGCCGGGTGCTGTTGCGCGGCGACATGGACGCTCTCCCGATGACCGAGGATACCGGCCTGCCGTTTTCCTCGACCATCGCGGGCGCGATGCATGCCTGTGGCCACGATACCCACACCGCCATGCTTGCAGGCGCTGCTGAAGTGCTCTGCGCCCGCGCGGATCGCCTTGCGGGCGAAGTCCAGTTCATGTTCCAGCCGGGCGAAGAAGGGTATCACGGGGCGCGCTTCATGCTGGACGACGGACTGATCGATCCGCTGCCCGATGCAGCCTTCGCGCTCCACATCATGCCCAACAGCCCGCATGGTCTGGTAGCCGGGCGCGCGGGCACACTGATGGCGTCGGCGGACCAGTTCGACATCGTGGTGCGGGGCAGGGGAGGCCATGCCTCGATGCCCCATGACGCGCTCGATCCGGTGCCGGTCGCCTGCGAGATCGTGACTGCAATCCAGGCGATGGTGACACGGCAGTTCCCGGTGTCGGACCCGGTCGTTGCCACAGTCGCCAAGATCGAAGCAGGCACGGCGCACAACGTGATCGCCGACGTTGCCGCGCTGAAGGGCACCTTGCGGACGCTGTCTCCGGGCAATCGCGAGAGGTTGCGCGAAGCGTTGGACCGTGTTGCAACCCATATCGCTGCCGCCCACGGCATGACCGCCGAACTGGCCATAACGCCTGGTTTTCCCGTCACCGTCTGTGATCCGCGCGCTGTCGATCTGGGCGAAAACGTTGTCCGCGATCTGGCAGGCGAGCACGCTTTCCACCGGCTCGATCATCCGATCATGGGTGCGGAGGACTTCTCCTACGTGCTGGAGAAAGTGCCGGGCGCCATGTTCTTCCTCGGCGTTGCACATGAAGGCGCTGACTGGCGGTCGTGCTGCTCGATCCATTCGACGCGCATGATGGTAGATGAAAGCGTGCTGCCGCTGGGCACCGCAGTACTGGCGGGCTGCGCCGAACGATTTCTTGGAGAAGGTTTCGCATGA
- a CDS encoding PAS domain-containing protein → MHDKQSEHTLRPGQVDQAYTAFDPAVARFRAQHPEDTFDGASGVLFEQAMAQTRMAICLCDPYAPDVPIIFANRAFRHLTGYDEHEIVGRNCRFLQGPGSDRAQIEKMRKAIASEDVVVVEVLNYRKDGTAFWNALHLGPVYDAEGKLVYLFGSQWDVSDVRAARADERHARELARELSHRMKNMFAVIGSIVNFTGRMRGIEVEAREINDRIQALGRAYETTLDDSHRGTVEVGQAIRAVLSPYDPDGTRIAFEGNGLRSDFASVSVLGLSLHELAVDAIRHGALASDDGRVTVGWHRNGTPSEPVIRIDWAESGGLPRNKMPESSGGIVERMLDMAKGGIVREWSGDGLRASLNIPLRQA, encoded by the coding sequence ATGCATGACAAACAATCCGAACATACTCTCCGGCCTGGACAAGTGGATCAGGCTTACACTGCTTTCGACCCCGCCGTTGCGCGCTTCCGCGCGCAGCACCCCGAAGACACTTTCGATGGGGCATCCGGCGTGTTGTTCGAACAGGCGATGGCGCAGACCCGCATGGCGATCTGCCTTTGCGATCCTTACGCGCCCGACGTTCCGATCATCTTCGCCAACCGCGCGTTCCGGCACCTCACCGGTTATGACGAGCATGAGATCGTCGGTCGAAACTGTCGCTTCCTGCAAGGGCCTGGCAGCGATCGCGCGCAGATCGAGAAGATGCGCAAGGCCATTGCCAGCGAGGACGTGGTTGTCGTCGAAGTCCTGAACTACCGGAAGGACGGCACCGCCTTCTGGAACGCGCTTCACCTTGGACCGGTCTATGACGCCGAAGGAAAGCTCGTCTATCTGTTTGGCAGCCAGTGGGACGTATCCGACGTGCGCGCCGCCCGGGCAGACGAGCGCCATGCCCGCGAACTTGCGCGGGAACTTTCGCACCGAATGAAAAACATGTTCGCGGTGATCGGCAGCATCGTCAATTTCACCGGGAGAATGCGCGGAATCGAAGTCGAGGCGCGCGAGATAAACGACCGCATTCAGGCTCTTGGACGCGCTTACGAAACCACGCTCGACGATTCGCATCGCGGCACGGTTGAGGTCGGTCAGGCGATCCGGGCCGTGCTTTCTCCATATGACCCTGACGGCACGCGCATCGCGTTCGAAGGCAATGGCTTGCGTTCGGATTTTGCGTCCGTGTCGGTACTCGGACTTTCACTGCACGAACTTGCAGTGGATGCCATACGACATGGTGCACTCGCCAGCGATGATGGGCGCGTAACTGTTGGCTGGCACAGGAATGGTACGCCCTCAGAGCCGGTAATCCGCATCGACTGGGCCGAAAGCGGTGGCTTGCCGAGAAACAAAATGCCTGAAAGTAGCGGGGGAATTGTGGAGCGCATGCTGGACATGGCCAAGGGAGGTATTGTGCGGGAGTGGTCTGGCGACGGGTTGCGGGCAAGCCTCAACATTCCTTTGCGGCAGGCTTGA
- the trxB gene encoding thioredoxin-disulfide reductase has protein sequence MATTHKTRMLIIGSGPAGLSAAIYGARAGMEPIVVQGLQPGGQLTITTDVENYPGFRDVIQGPWLMQEMQAQAEHVGTRMMWDTILEVSMDGSPFRAIGDSGDVYEGDVLVIATGAQAKWLGVHGEQEFSGKGVSACATCDGFFYRGKKVVVIGGGNTAVEEALYLTNHSPDVTLIHRRDSLRAEKILQDRLFAHPNVKVLWNQKVDSFVGETGKGLTGVKVIDTVTGAESVVETDGAFVAIGHAPATELFKGKLELDESGYIIVEPGTPKTAIPGVFACGDVMDHTYRQAVTAAGTGCMAALDSERFLADLDFKASQSVPA, from the coding sequence ATGGCGACGACGCACAAGACCCGCATGCTCATCATCGGCTCAGGCCCGGCTGGCCTGTCGGCAGCGATCTATGGCGCTCGCGCGGGAATGGAGCCCATCGTGGTGCAAGGCCTGCAACCCGGCGGCCAGCTGACGATCACCACCGATGTCGAGAACTATCCCGGCTTCCGCGATGTGATCCAGGGGCCGTGGCTGATGCAGGAAATGCAGGCGCAGGCCGAACATGTCGGCACACGGATGATGTGGGACACCATCCTTGAGGTCAGCATGGACGGCAGCCCGTTCCGCGCCATCGGCGATAGCGGCGATGTCTATGAAGGCGATGTGCTGGTAATCGCCACTGGCGCGCAGGCCAAGTGGCTCGGCGTACACGGCGAGCAGGAATTTTCGGGCAAGGGCGTGTCAGCTTGTGCCACGTGCGACGGGTTCTTCTATCGCGGCAAGAAAGTTGTGGTTATCGGCGGCGGAAATACTGCTGTCGAAGAAGCGCTCTACCTGACCAACCATTCGCCCGACGTGACGCTGATCCACCGCCGCGATTCGTTGCGCGCGGAGAAAATCCTGCAGGACCGCCTGTTCGCGCATCCCAACGTCAAGGTTTTGTGGAACCAGAAGGTCGACAGCTTCGTCGGCGAAACGGGCAAGGGCCTGACCGGGGTCAAGGTCATCGATACAGTCACTGGCGCGGAATCTGTGGTTGAGACCGACGGCGCATTCGTCGCCATTGGCCACGCGCCTGCAACCGAACTGTTCAAGGGCAAGCTGGAACTGGACGAAAGTGGCTACATCATCGTTGAGCCGGGCACGCCCAAGACGGCTATCCCCGGTGTATTCGCCTGCGGCGACGTGATGGACCACACATATCGTCAGGCCGTTACTGCGGCTGGGACAGGCTGCATGGCCGCGCTCGATTCCGAGCGTTTCCTCGCCGATCTCGATTTCAAGGCGAGTCAGTCGGTTCCGGCGTAA
- a CDS encoding acetyl-CoA C-acetyltransferase — protein MPEAYIIDAVRTPRGVGKPGKGALSHLHPQHLAATVLSALKERNHLDTATVDDIIWSTSMQVGKQGGDLGRMAALAAGYDVKASGTTLDRFCGGGITSVNLACASVMSGMEDCVIAGGTEMMSFQTAHGAEQANAGFQPLGMGSGNMALDAIHPQSHQGVCGDAIASIEGISREDLDGLALVSQQRADMAIKDGRFNKSVVPVLNEDGSVALDREEFPRPETTAEGLAALKPSFVGLADFDLGGTTFRKQINRRYPDVEIQHFHHAGNSSGVVDGAAAILITSPAYAEKHGLKPRARIVAYANQGDDPTLMLNAPVPAAMKVLAKAGLTKDDIDVWEINEAFAVVAEKFIRDLELDRAKVNINGGAMALGHPIGATGSILIGTALDELERSGGRYGLVTMCAAGGMAPAIIIERI, from the coding sequence ATGCCCGAAGCCTATATCATCGACGCTGTTCGCACGCCGCGCGGCGTTGGCAAGCCCGGCAAGGGTGCGCTTTCGCACCTTCACCCCCAGCATCTCGCCGCTACGGTGCTGAGCGCGCTGAAGGAGCGCAACCACCTCGACACCGCGACGGTGGATGACATTATCTGGTCAACCTCGATGCAGGTCGGCAAGCAGGGTGGCGATCTTGGCCGGATGGCTGCTCTGGCGGCGGGGTATGACGTCAAGGCCAGCGGCACCACGCTCGACCGCTTTTGCGGCGGCGGAATCACCTCGGTCAATCTCGCCTGCGCCTCGGTGATGTCAGGCATGGAAGACTGCGTGATCGCTGGTGGCACCGAGATGATGAGTTTCCAGACCGCGCACGGTGCGGAACAGGCGAATGCCGGTTTCCAGCCGCTCGGCATGGGCTCGGGCAACATGGCGCTCGACGCAATCCATCCGCAATCACATCAAGGCGTGTGCGGCGACGCCATCGCCTCGATCGAAGGCATCAGCCGCGAAGACCTCGATGGCTTGGCACTGGTCAGCCAGCAGCGCGCGGACATGGCGATCAAGGATGGCCGATTCAACAAGTCTGTTGTGCCCGTGTTGAACGAAGACGGTTCGGTCGCGCTTGACCGCGAGGAGTTCCCTCGCCCCGAAACCACTGCCGAAGGCCTCGCCGCGCTCAAGCCCAGCTTTGTGGGCCTTGCCGACTTTGATCTTGGCGGCACAACCTTCCGCAAGCAGATCAACCGCCGCTATCCCGACGTGGAAATCCAGCATTTCCATCACGCTGGGAATTCGTCGGGCGTGGTCGACGGCGCGGCGGCGATCCTGATCACGTCGCCCGCTTATGCGGAAAAGCACGGCCTGAAGCCGCGCGCCCGCATCGTCGCCTATGCCAACCAGGGCGATGACCCGACGCTGATGCTCAATGCTCCGGTGCCTGCAGCGATGAAGGTGCTTGCCAAGGCCGGCCTGACCAAGGACGACATCGACGTCTGGGAAATCAACGAGGCCTTTGCGGTCGTCGCTGAAAAGTTCATCCGTGATCTTGAGCTTGACCGCGCCAAGGTCAACATCAACGGCGGAGCCATGGCGCTCGGCCATCCCATCGGAGCAACCGGATCGATCCTGATCGGCACCGCGCTTGACGAACTGGAGCGTTCGGGAGGCCGCTACGGCCTGGTCACGATGTGCGCGGCTGGCGGAATGGCCCCGGCGATCATCATCGAACGCATCTGA
- a CDS encoding DUF4118 domain-containing protein: protein MTLLPRALFQPIRGTWPRYGTAILLAGLGAAVRFVADSMLPPGFPFLTFFPVVIISTFLAGRGPGIVCAVLSGLAAWYWFIPPFHSFHSDGPVVTAMIFYVLVVAVDIALIDGLLARQRQLVESQQQLADMAAHQTLLFKELQHRVANNLASISSMLRLQRRRIEREPMSALAVVDSADARIELMGRVHRQLYDPAARQLALPEQIIHTVRQTQEVAAASHVEVIVNAIDARIAVDRMMTLMLLVTEVLTNSIKHAFQDGQAGEVRITLDRTDGNRLRLTISDNGLGMPLTSPDPSDRSRGLGATIIRGFASQLGGTVNVVGDNGVTTIVEFPEDPA from the coding sequence ATGACCCTGTTGCCGCGAGCACTTTTTCAGCCCATTCGCGGCACTTGGCCCCGTTATGGAACCGCCATCCTGCTTGCGGGGTTGGGCGCTGCTGTGCGCTTTGTGGCCGACAGCATGCTGCCGCCCGGCTTCCCGTTCCTGACATTCTTCCCTGTCGTGATCATCAGCACGTTCCTTGCCGGTCGCGGCCCGGGGATCGTCTGTGCCGTGCTCAGCGGCCTTGCTGCGTGGTACTGGTTCATCCCGCCATTCCACAGCTTCCATTCCGATGGCCCGGTTGTGACCGCCATGATCTTCTACGTGTTGGTCGTGGCAGTCGATATTGCGCTCATAGACGGACTTCTCGCCCGTCAACGGCAGCTTGTCGAAAGCCAGCAACAGCTCGCGGACATGGCGGCGCACCAGACGCTTCTGTTCAAGGAACTCCAGCACCGCGTGGCCAACAATCTGGCATCGATTTCATCGATGTTGCGTCTGCAGCGCCGACGCATCGAACGGGAACCCATGTCTGCGCTGGCCGTGGTCGACAGCGCCGATGCGCGCATTGAACTGATGGGCCGCGTCCATCGCCAGCTCTATGATCCGGCTGCACGCCAACTCGCCCTGCCCGAACAGATCATTCATACCGTGCGGCAAACGCAGGAGGTGGCTGCTGCCAGCCATGTCGAAGTCATCGTCAATGCCATCGACGCAAGGATCGCAGTCGACCGCATGATGACGCTAATGCTGCTTGTCACCGAAGTGTTGACCAACAGCATCAAACACGCGTTCCAAGATGGTCAGGCCGGAGAAGTCCGGATCACGCTGGACCGGACCGACGGCAATCGTCTGCGCCTGACGATTTCGGACAACGGGCTCGGCATGCCTCTGACATCACCTGACCCGTCGGACAGATCTCGCGGCCTTGGCGCTACCATCATTCGCGGATTCGCCTCGCAGCTGGGCGGAACGGTAAACGTCGTCGGCGACAACGGCGTCACGACCATCGTCGAATTTCCTGAAGACCCCGCTTGA
- a CDS encoding tyrosine-protein phosphatase — translation MTGEHDQRVVATTGIHNFRDYGGYGARGGRIKRGKLWRSGQHSEATANDLDVVRRLEISTIIDLRGDSERAVAPCLRHPAFAGEVLFHPGETASEKGRAVHEEVASRVRSADDARAAMVRLYETLPFRPVLVGTLRLYMKALASRETPSLLHCFAGKDRTGLAAALVHTLLGVHHDDMIADYLLTNTAGDSEARIEAGARHVRAGFGVAMSDDAVRVLMGAEAGFLDGAFAVIRDAHGTTEAYARDVLGVTPEVLAAMERNLVEA, via the coding sequence ATGACTGGCGAACACGACCAGCGGGTAGTCGCGACGACCGGTATTCACAATTTTCGTGACTACGGCGGGTATGGCGCGCGTGGGGGCCGGATCAAACGCGGCAAACTTTGGCGTTCTGGCCAACATTCCGAAGCAACAGCCAACGATCTCGACGTCGTCCGTCGCCTCGAAATTTCGACCATTATCGATTTGCGTGGCGACAGTGAGCGTGCGGTAGCCCCTTGCTTGCGCCACCCGGCATTTGCAGGCGAGGTTCTGTTCCACCCCGGCGAGACGGCCAGTGAAAAGGGCAGGGCGGTCCATGAGGAAGTGGCATCGCGTGTCCGGTCGGCTGATGACGCCCGCGCTGCAATGGTGAGGCTCTATGAGACGCTGCCGTTCCGGCCTGTGCTGGTGGGGACACTGCGCCTTTACATGAAGGCCTTGGCCAGCCGGGAAACGCCTAGCCTCCTCCATTGCTTCGCGGGCAAGGACCGCACCGGCCTGGCCGCTGCGCTGGTCCATACCCTGCTGGGTGTCCACCACGACGACATGATCGCCGATTACCTTCTCACAAATACCGCCGGCGATTCTGAAGCGCGGATCGAAGCTGGTGCGCGCCACGTGCGTGCAGGGTTTGGCGTTGCAATGAGTGACGATGCCGTGCGGGTACTAATGGGCGCGGAGGCCGGATTTCTCGACGGCGCCTTTGCGGTCATCCGCGACGCCCACGGCACGACCGAGGCCTATGCGCGCGATGTGCTCGGCGTTACGCCCGAGGTTCTTGCAGCCATGGAACGCAATCTCGTCGAGGCCTGA
- a CDS encoding hydrolase 1, exosortase A system-associated, translated as MTRRHITFACEGLSLVGTLDIAEASGSAGLLLVSGGNELRSGAWGGQAQLAARLADAGYPVFRYDRRGVGDSEGENPTFRHSAMDLAAALAAFRLAAPHLSRVVAFGNCDAAAALMLYAKDMALDAVVLANPWTIDGEEAPEAMPASAIRSRYLGKLTNPREVWRLLTGGVNFAKLIKGLRNAAQSAPPRPAGLVSEMQAGLAAFGGDVSILLASSDRTAQMFEAAWDTSDPRIARIASASHSFSDDAAREWLFARLIRALTPEPTDSP; from the coding sequence ATGACGCGCCGTCACATCACATTTGCCTGCGAAGGCTTGAGCCTCGTCGGAACGCTCGACATTGCCGAGGCCAGCGGTTCGGCCGGGCTGCTGCTTGTTTCGGGCGGCAACGAATTGCGCAGCGGCGCATGGGGTGGGCAAGCGCAACTGGCCGCGCGATTGGCCGATGCTGGCTATCCGGTGTTCCGATATGACCGGCGCGGCGTGGGGGACAGCGAGGGCGAGAATCCCACGTTTCGCCATTCGGCCATGGATCTGGCTGCAGCGCTGGCGGCCTTTCGCTTAGCAGCGCCGCACCTGTCGCGCGTGGTCGCCTTCGGCAATTGCGATGCTGCGGCGGCACTGATGCTCTACGCCAAGGACATGGCGCTGGATGCAGTCGTGCTCGCCAATCCGTGGACGATTGATGGCGAGGAAGCTCCTGAGGCGATGCCTGCGTCAGCCATCCGCAGCCGTTATCTGGGGAAGCTGACAAACCCGCGGGAAGTCTGGCGCTTGCTCACCGGCGGGGTCAACTTTGCCAAACTGATCAAGGGCCTGCGCAACGCTGCGCAATCAGCGCCCCCTCGCCCTGCAGGCCTGGTTTCCGAGATGCAGGCAGGCCTTGCCGCGTTCGGCGGTGATGTTTCGATCCTGCTTGCCAGCAGTGACCGCACCGCGCAGATGTTCGAGGCTGCGTGGGACACATCCGACCCGCGTATCGCCCGGATCGCCAGCGCCTCGCACAGTTTCTCGGACGACGCAGCGCGCGAATGGTTGTTCGCGCGCCTCATCAGGGCGCTTACGCCGGAACCGACTGACTCGCCTTGA
- a CDS encoding response regulator codes for MTTLNSSPSEPCRILVLDDEPLILLDLEFAVEDAGCKPLTALDLMEALTIVQTHAISAAILDVSLGKGQTCEQVARTLAAMGVPYVLHTGDLDRMDEAVRGLGGTLVPKPTPAAVVVARALEPLLPRPV; via the coding sequence ATGACTACGCTCAACTCATCGCCGTCCGAACCTTGCCGCATTCTCGTGCTCGACGATGAACCCCTGATTCTCCTGGATCTCGAATTCGCGGTTGAGGATGCAGGCTGCAAGCCGCTCACTGCGCTAGATCTTATGGAAGCGCTCACGATTGTGCAGACTCATGCAATTTCCGCTGCCATCCTCGACGTTTCGCTGGGCAAGGGGCAGACCTGCGAGCAGGTAGCCCGGACTCTCGCAGCAATGGGCGTGCCCTACGTGCTGCACACGGGCGATCTTGACAGGATGGACGAGGCCGTCCGAGGCCTCGGCGGCACTCTGGTGCCCAAACCAACGCCTGCCGCCGTGGTGGTTGCTCGAGCACTGGAACCTTTGTTACCCCGACCTGTCTGA
- a CDS encoding GNAT family N-acetyltransferase: protein MDVYHASLKEAQADPRLVAQACGSPFERLEWLALLADECLDPAKARVTVAVDGNIAALLPWREASGQVAALANWYNFFVKPGGDASLFAGLVKALPYGRAMFAPMAHGDAQMLAAAFRKAGWIVLSDPCDSNHVLPLNGRSFAEYWAARPGALRETVRRKGRKGDVALRIATEFSEADWAAYEAVYNLSWKPGEGSPDFLRKWAQMDGAAGRLRLGIAEIGGEPVATQFWTVEGGTAFIHKLAHDERYRKQSPGTLLTAAMFEHVIDRDRIGMVDFGTGDDPYKRDWMEAVRTRYRLRAWKPSAVRHWPSLVRATARHLLQPLVSANHDG, encoded by the coding sequence TTGGACGTCTATCACGCCAGTCTTAAGGAAGCGCAAGCGGACCCGCGCCTCGTTGCGCAGGCGTGCGGTTCGCCGTTCGAGCGGCTGGAATGGCTGGCGCTGCTGGCAGACGAATGCCTCGATCCGGCGAAGGCGCGCGTAACCGTGGCTGTTGACGGCAATATCGCAGCGCTGCTGCCATGGCGCGAAGCCAGTGGCCAGGTGGCGGCGTTGGCCAACTGGTACAATTTCTTCGTGAAACCGGGCGGCGACGCTTCGCTGTTTGCAGGCCTTGTGAAAGCCTTGCCATACGGCCGCGCCATGTTCGCCCCCATGGCGCATGGCGATGCACAAATGTTGGCAGCGGCATTTCGCAAGGCGGGCTGGATCGTCTTGTCGGATCCTTGCGATTCGAACCACGTCCTGCCGCTCAATGGTCGCAGCTTTGCCGAGTACTGGGCTGCACGCCCCGGTGCGTTGCGTGAGACGGTGCGCCGCAAGGGCAGGAAGGGCGATGTGGCTCTGCGCATCGCCACCGAATTTTCGGAGGCAGACTGGGCGGCATACGAGGCTGTCTACAACCTCAGTTGGAAGCCCGGCGAAGGCAGCCCGGATTTCCTGCGCAAGTGGGCACAGATGGACGGTGCTGCCGGGCGCTTGCGGCTGGGCATCGCAGAAATTGGCGGTGAACCCGTTGCTACACAGTTCTGGACCGTGGAAGGCGGCACGGCCTTCATCCACAAGCTCGCGCATGACGAGCGCTACCGCAAACAGTCGCCGGGCACTCTGCTGACGGCAGCGATGTTCGAACATGTTATCGACAGGGACCGGATAGGCATGGTCGATTTCGGTACGGGCGATGATCCCTACAAGCGCGACTGGATGGAGGCGGTGCGAACACGCTACCGCCTGCGTGCATGGAAGCCGTCAGCCGTTCGCCACTGGCCCTCTCTGGTGCGCGCCACGGCCCGGCATTTGCTCCAACCCCTTGTTTCCGCAAACCACGATGGTTAA